A region of Thiohalobacter sp. DNA encodes the following proteins:
- a CDS encoding YqaA family protein: protein MALFRGLYERVMRWSRSPHAPRYLAMLSFAESSFFPVPPDVMLAPMSLAQPKRALHFAALTTVASVIGGLLGYLIGHFAMAAIEPWLVDLGYMPAYGKARAWFDQWGFWAVFVAGFSPIPYKVFTIAAGSMAMPLLPFVAASAVGRGARFYLVAGLLAWGGSRLERKLQDWVERIGWAMVILLVGGYLAFRH from the coding sequence ATGGCCCTGTTCCGCGGCCTCTACGAGCGCGTGATGCGCTGGTCGCGCTCGCCGCATGCGCCGCGCTACCTGGCGATGCTTAGCTTTGCCGAATCCTCCTTCTTCCCGGTGCCGCCGGACGTGATGCTGGCGCCCATGAGCCTGGCGCAGCCGAAGCGCGCCCTGCACTTTGCTGCCCTGACCACGGTGGCCTCTGTGATCGGCGGCCTGCTCGGCTATCTCATCGGCCATTTCGCCATGGCCGCCATCGAGCCCTGGCTGGTCGATCTGGGTTACATGCCCGCTTACGGAAAAGCGCGTGCCTGGTTCGACCAGTGGGGCTTCTGGGCGGTGTTCGTGGCCGGATTCTCACCCATCCCCTACAAGGTGTTCACCATCGCGGCGGGTTCCATGGCCATGCCGCTGCTGCCCTTCGTGGCGGCCTCTGCCGTGGGGCGCGGGGCGCGGTTCTACCTGGTCGCCGGCCTGCTTGCCTGGGGCGGTTCGCGGCTGGAGCGGAAGTTGCAGGACTGGGTGGAACGCATCGGCTGGGCGATGGTGATCCTGCTCGTCGGCGGCTACCTGGCTTTCCGCCACTGA
- the surE gene encoding 5'/3'-nucleotidase SurE — MHILISNDDGYQAPGIRMLAQSLGQIGRVTVVAPDRDRSGASNSLTLDNPIRATEMPDDFIRVDGTPTDCVHLAITGLLDEEPDMVVSGINAGANLGDDVLYSGTVAAAMEGRFLGLPAIALSMVAAQPRHFDTGGRVARILVERLRAVPLPPDTILNVNIPDLPWEEIAGLRATRLGHRHKSEPVIRMTDPRGRDIYWVGPAGAEQDAGEGTDFHAVRNGFVSVTPIHVDLTRHDAIPTVADWLPTD; from the coding sequence ATGCACATCCTGATCAGCAACGACGACGGCTACCAGGCCCCCGGCATTCGCATGCTCGCCCAGTCGCTTGGCCAGATCGGCCGGGTCACGGTGGTCGCCCCGGACCGGGATCGCAGCGGGGCCAGCAACTCCCTCACCCTGGACAACCCCATCCGCGCCACCGAGATGCCGGACGATTTCATCCGCGTCGACGGCACGCCGACCGATTGCGTGCATCTGGCCATCACCGGCCTGCTCGACGAGGAGCCGGACATGGTGGTGTCGGGCATCAATGCCGGCGCCAACCTGGGTGACGACGTGCTCTACTCGGGCACCGTGGCCGCGGCCATGGAGGGGCGCTTCCTGGGCCTGCCGGCGATCGCCCTGTCCATGGTGGCCGCCCAGCCGCGACACTTCGATACCGGCGGGCGGGTGGCACGCATCCTTGTCGAGCGCCTGCGGGCGGTGCCGCTGCCGCCGGATACCATCCTCAACGTCAACATCCCCGACCTGCCCTGGGAGGAGATCGCGGGCCTGCGGGCGACCCGGCTGGGTCATCGGCACAAGTCGGAACCGGTGATCCGCATGACCGATCCGCGCGGTCGCGACATCTACTGGGTGGGGCCGGCAGGCGCCGAGCAGGATGCGGGCGAGGGCACGGACTTCCACGCTGTGCGCAACGGTTTCGTCTCGGTGACCCCCATCCACGTCGACCTCACCCGTCACGACGCCATCCCCACGGTGGCGGACTGGCTGCCCACGGACTGA
- a CDS encoding peptidoglycan DD-metalloendopeptidase family protein, which produces MTGQGPVLRCFLALVCSLLAAALLSSCGGAVRAPVGERLPKATTNTGFHVVRRGESLFSIAFQHDLDYQTLARWNGIGPPYTIYAGQRLRLKPPARAAAPVATRKPTPSASTSREPARRSPPPAAAPKPSTRKPVAKAPPATTSAPVARWQWPAEGRIIKRFDPKHPGKKGIAISGRPGTPVRAAAAGRVVYAGSGLVGYGRLIIIKHNKIYLSAYGHNREILVREGDRVKAGQVIARMGSSGTRRTMLHFEIRRYGKPVDPLRYLPRR; this is translated from the coding sequence ATGACCGGCCAGGGTCCTGTCCTGCGCTGTTTCCTTGCACTGGTGTGCAGCCTGCTGGCAGCAGCTCTGCTGTCTTCCTGTGGCGGCGCGGTGCGGGCGCCGGTGGGTGAACGACTGCCAAAGGCCACAACGAATACGGGGTTTCATGTGGTACGCCGGGGCGAGAGCCTGTTCTCGATCGCCTTCCAGCACGATCTCGACTACCAGACCCTGGCGCGCTGGAACGGCATCGGTCCACCCTACACCATCTATGCCGGCCAGCGGCTGCGGCTCAAACCGCCTGCACGCGCGGCGGCGCCGGTTGCGACCCGCAAGCCGACACCATCGGCTTCAACCAGTCGTGAACCGGCGCGCAGGTCCCCGCCGCCCGCTGCCGCACCCAAGCCCAGTACCCGCAAGCCGGTAGCCAAGGCCCCGCCAGCCACCACCTCGGCGCCCGTTGCCCGCTGGCAGTGGCCGGCAGAGGGCCGGATCATCAAGCGTTTCGATCCGAAACACCCCGGCAAGAAGGGCATTGCCATCAGTGGCCGCCCGGGCACGCCGGTGCGCGCGGCTGCCGCCGGTCGGGTGGTGTACGCCGGCAGTGGACTTGTCGGATACGGGCGGCTTATCATCATCAAGCACAACAAGATCTATCTCAGTGCCTACGGGCACAACCGCGAGATCCTGGTCAGGGAAGGTGACCGGGTGAAGGCGGGGCAGGTCATCGCACGCATGGGCAGCAGTGGTACCCGGCGGACGATGCTGCACTTCGAGATTCGCCGTTACGGCAAGCCGGTCGATCCGCTGCGCTATCTGCCGCGGCGCTAG
- the rpoS gene encoding RNA polymerase sigma factor RpoS, whose translation MADSRKTPEQLVDKGAVPADVPVGPVDADDKAIEAEEEAQVFEAGEIPSRHLDATRLYLSEIGFSPLLTAEEEVYYARRAQRGDEAARQRMIESNLRLVVKIARRYLNRGLALLDLIEEGNLGLIRAVEKFDPERGFRFSTYATWWIRQTIERALMNQTRTVRLPIHVVKEINVYLRAARQLAQKLDHEPTAEEIAELLDKPIEDVKRMLGLNERIASVDSPIGRDSDRSLLDAIPDENNPDPSELLAESDVQENLDYWLSQLNDKQRDVVERRFGLRGRKVCTLEEVGNEIGVTRERVRQIQMDALKRLREILESEGFSQDALLR comes from the coding sequence ATGGCCGACAGTCGCAAGACTCCGGAGCAGCTCGTCGACAAGGGCGCGGTGCCCGCCGATGTGCCGGTGGGGCCGGTTGATGCCGACGACAAGGCAATCGAGGCAGAGGAGGAGGCCCAGGTCTTCGAGGCGGGGGAGATTCCTTCCAGGCATCTCGACGCGACCCGCCTGTATCTCAGCGAGATCGGTTTCTCTCCGCTGTTGACCGCCGAGGAAGAAGTCTACTATGCGCGTCGCGCCCAGCGGGGTGACGAGGCCGCTCGCCAGCGCATGATCGAGTCCAACCTGCGGCTGGTGGTCAAGATCGCCCGGCGCTATCTCAACCGTGGCCTGGCGCTGCTCGATCTCATCGAGGAAGGCAACCTCGGACTCATCCGTGCGGTCGAGAAGTTCGATCCCGAGCGGGGCTTCCGCTTCTCCACCTATGCCACCTGGTGGATCCGGCAGACCATCGAGCGTGCCCTGATGAACCAGACCCGCACCGTGCGCCTGCCCATCCACGTGGTCAAGGAAATCAACGTCTATCTGCGCGCCGCGCGCCAGCTGGCGCAGAAGCTGGATCACGAACCGACCGCCGAGGAAATCGCCGAACTGCTCGACAAGCCCATCGAGGATGTCAAGCGCATGCTCGGCCTGAACGAACGCATTGCCTCGGTGGACTCGCCCATCGGTCGCGATTCGGACCGATCCCTGCTCGACGCCATCCCCGACGAGAACAACCCCGATCCCTCCGAGCTGCTGGCCGAGTCGGACGTGCAGGAGAACCTCGACTACTGGCTGTCGCAGCTCAACGACAAGCAGCGCGACGTGGTGGAGCGCCGCTTCGGTCTGCGCGGGCGCAAGGTCTGCACCCTGGAGGAGGTCGGCAACGAGATCGGCGTGACCCGCGAACGGGTACGCCAGATCCAGATGGATGCGCTCAAGCGGCTGCGCGAGATCCTCGAGAGCGAGGGTTTTTCCCAGGACGCACTGTTGCGCTAG
- a CDS encoding Mth938-like domain-containing protein, with protein sequence MHFAEDHNIGRYRIRSYRPGELRVNEETYRSSLLLGVDALLTDWPPRCLDELRPEHLQTLAEWQPDLVLLGTGARQRFPAAALLAPLYQAGIGVEVMDTGAACRTYNVLVAEDRRVAAALLID encoded by the coding sequence ATGCACTTCGCCGAGGATCACAACATTGGCCGTTACCGGATCCGCAGCTATCGTCCCGGCGAGCTGCGCGTGAACGAGGAAACCTACCGCAGCAGCCTGTTGCTGGGTGTCGACGCGCTGCTTACCGACTGGCCGCCGCGCTGCCTCGACGAGCTGCGACCGGAACACCTGCAAACCCTGGCCGAGTGGCAACCCGATCTGGTGCTGCTGGGCACCGGTGCCCGCCAGCGGTTTCCCGCCGCGGCACTGCTCGCCCCGCTGTACCAGGCGGGCATCGGGGTGGAGGTCATGGATACCGGCGCCGCCTGCCGCACCTACAATGTGCTGGTCGCCGAGGACCGCCGCGTGGCCGCCGCCCTGCTCATCGACTGA
- a CDS encoding protein-L-isoaspartate(D-aspartate) O-methyltransferase yields the protein MHSRLSGIGMTSQRTRDRMVQRLREQGIGDARVLEVMGKLPRHLFVDEALASRAYEDTALPIGFGQTISQPYTVARMTEAVLACAPRKVLEVGTGSGYQAAVLSLLVDEVCTVERIDALVRQVRARFRQLGLRNIRVKHSDGSWGWETQGPFDAIVVTAAPAEIPAALLAQLADGGCMVIPVGERGSQTLARITRKGNVCEREDLEPASFVPLLGGAG from the coding sequence ATGCATTCGCGTCTGTCCGGCATCGGCATGACCTCCCAGCGTACCCGTGACCGCATGGTGCAGCGGCTGCGCGAGCAGGGCATCGGCGACGCGCGGGTGCTGGAGGTGATGGGCAAGCTGCCGCGCCACCTGTTCGTGGACGAGGCACTGGCCAGTCGCGCCTACGAGGACACCGCGTTGCCCATCGGCTTCGGCCAGACCATCTCCCAGCCCTACACGGTGGCGCGGATGACCGAGGCAGTGCTGGCCTGCGCGCCGCGCAAGGTGCTGGAGGTCGGCACCGGTTCCGGCTACCAGGCCGCGGTGCTGTCACTGCTGGTGGACGAGGTGTGCACGGTGGAGCGCATCGACGCCCTGGTGCGGCAGGTGCGCGCGCGCTTCCGCCAGCTGGGTCTGCGCAACATCCGCGTCAAGCACAGCGACGGCAGCTGGGGCTGGGAGACGCAGGGGCCGTTCGATGCCATCGTGGTCACCGCTGCACCGGCCGAGATCCCGGCCGCGCTGCTGGCGCAACTGGCCGATGGGGGCTGTATGGTGATCCCGGTGGGCGAGCGCGGCAGCCAGACCCTGGCCCGCATCACCCGCAAGGGCAATGTCTGCGAACGTGAAGACCTGGAGCCGGCGAGCTTCGTGCCGCTGCTCGGGGGCGCGGGCTGA
- the alaC gene encoding alanine transaminase has translation MFEEFPRIKRLPPYVFNIVNELKARARARGEDIIDFGMGNPDQPTPQHIVDKLVEAAQRKDTHRYSLSRGIPRLRRAICNWYRNRYDVVLDPERHAIVTIGSKEGLAHLALATVGPGDAVLVPNPAYPIHPYGFVIAGADIRHVPLVEGIDFFVELEKAIKDSWPKPKMLVLNFPGNPTTQCVELDFFERVVAIAREHEIWVVQDLAYADLVFDGYVAPSILQVPGAMDVAVEFFSLSKSYNMPGWRVGFMVGNETLVSALARMKSYLDYGMFTPIQVAAITALEGPQDCVAEIRDMYRSRRDVLCDGLNSVGWQVEKPKATMFVWAPIPEQYRHLGSLEFSKKLLAEAKVAVSPGIGFGDYGDDHVRFGLIENEHRTRQAVRGIREMFRKDARLAEASGGETT, from the coding sequence TTGTTCGAAGAATTCCCAAGAATCAAGCGCTTGCCGCCCTATGTGTTCAATATCGTCAACGAGCTCAAGGCCCGGGCCCGGGCGCGTGGCGAGGACATCATCGATTTCGGCATGGGCAATCCCGACCAGCCGACGCCCCAGCACATCGTCGACAAGCTGGTGGAGGCGGCGCAGCGCAAGGACACCCACCGCTATTCGCTCTCGCGGGGCATCCCGCGCCTGCGCCGTGCCATCTGCAACTGGTACCGCAACCGCTACGACGTGGTGCTGGACCCGGAACGCCATGCCATCGTGACCATCGGCTCCAAGGAAGGCCTGGCGCATCTGGCGCTGGCCACCGTGGGTCCGGGCGATGCCGTACTGGTGCCCAACCCGGCCTATCCCATTCATCCCTACGGCTTCGTCATCGCCGGCGCCGACATCCGTCACGTGCCGCTGGTGGAGGGCATCGACTTCTTCGTCGAGCTGGAAAAGGCGATCAAGGACTCCTGGCCCAAGCCCAAGATGCTGGTGCTCAACTTTCCGGGCAATCCGACCACCCAGTGCGTCGAACTGGATTTCTTCGAGCGGGTGGTGGCGATCGCGCGCGAGCATGAGATCTGGGTGGTGCAGGACCTGGCCTACGCCGACCTGGTGTTCGACGGCTATGTGGCCCCCTCCATTCTTCAGGTGCCGGGCGCCATGGATGTCGCGGTCGAGTTCTTCTCGCTGTCCAAGAGCTACAACATGCCGGGCTGGCGGGTCGGTTTCATGGTCGGCAACGAGACACTGGTGTCGGCACTGGCGCGCATGAAGTCCTATCTCGATTACGGCATGTTCACGCCCATCCAGGTCGCTGCCATCACCGCGCTGGAAGGGCCGCAGGACTGTGTGGCCGAGATCCGCGACATGTACCGCAGTCGCCGCGATGTGCTTTGCGACGGCCTCAACTCCGTTGGCTGGCAGGTGGAAAAGCCCAAGGCGACCATGTTTGTATGGGCACCCATTCCGGAGCAATACCGCCACCTGGGGTCACTGGAATTTTCCAAGAAGCTGCTGGCCGAGGCCAAGGTGGCCGTGTCTCCGGGTATCGGTTTCGGTGACTACGGCGACGACCATGTGCGCTTCGGCCTGATCGAGAACGAACATCGCACCCGGCAGGCCGTGCGCGGCATCCGGGAAATGTTTCGCAAAGACGCAAGGCTGGCGGAAGCCAGTGGGGGAGAGACAACGTGA
- a CDS encoding homoserine dehydrogenase yields MNPVKVGLLGLGTVGGGTFNVLRRNAQEIARRAGRGIEISRAAARDFDPERLPGIADIDVTDDAFAVVDDPSIDIVVELIGGYSPARELVLKAIENGKHVVTANKALIAMHGNEIFAAAQQRGVMVAFEAAVGGGIPVIKAVREGLAANRIEWLAGIINGTGNFILTEMRDKGRDFEEVLKEAQALGYAEADPTFDVEGIDAAHKLTILASLAFGIPLQFDKCSTEGISRITRADVEYAEQLGYRIKHLGFARKTEAGVEMRVHPTLIPERRLIANVDGVMNAVLVKGDAVGPTLYYGAGAGAEPTASAVVADIVDVTRVLTADPENRVPHLAFQPDALSDLPVLGMDDIETAYYLRLCAADRPGVLAEITRILGDLGISIEAILQKEPVGDAAEVPIIMLTHRVREGQMNQAIGRIEALDAVCGSVTRIRLEHLNA; encoded by the coding sequence GTGAATCCGGTCAAGGTGGGCCTGCTGGGCCTGGGAACCGTGGGTGGCGGCACCTTCAACGTGCTGCGCCGCAATGCACAGGAGATCGCCCGGCGCGCGGGGCGGGGCATCGAGATCAGCCGTGCCGCGGCGCGCGACTTCGATCCGGAACGGCTGCCCGGCATTGCCGATATCGATGTCACCGACGACGCCTTCGCGGTGGTCGACGATCCCTCGATCGATATCGTCGTGGAACTGATCGGGGGCTATTCGCCCGCGCGCGAGCTGGTACTCAAGGCCATCGAAAACGGCAAGCATGTGGTCACGGCCAACAAGGCCCTGATTGCCATGCACGGCAACGAGATCTTTGCCGCCGCACAGCAGCGGGGCGTGATGGTGGCCTTCGAGGCCGCGGTCGGTGGTGGCATTCCGGTCATCAAGGCGGTGCGCGAGGGTCTGGCCGCCAACCGCATCGAATGGCTGGCCGGCATCATCAACGGTACCGGCAATTTCATCCTCACCGAAATGCGCGACAAGGGCCGTGACTTCGAGGAGGTGTTGAAGGAGGCCCAGGCGCTGGGCTATGCCGAGGCCGACCCGACCTTCGATGTCGAGGGCATCGATGCCGCGCACAAGCTCACCATTCTCGCCTCGCTGGCCTTCGGCATTCCGCTGCAGTTCGACAAGTGCTCCACCGAGGGTATCTCGCGCATCACCCGCGCGGATGTCGAATACGCGGAACAGCTCGGCTATCGCATCAAGCATCTCGGTTTCGCGCGCAAGACCGAGGCCGGGGTGGAGATGCGCGTGCATCCGACCCTGATCCCCGAGCGCCGGCTGATCGCCAATGTCGACGGTGTGATGAACGCCGTGCTGGTCAAGGGTGATGCCGTCGGACCCACCCTCTATTACGGTGCCGGCGCCGGTGCCGAGCCGACGGCCTCGGCCGTGGTTGCCGACATCGTTGATGTCACCCGCGTGCTGACCGCAGACCCCGAAAACCGGGTGCCGCATCTGGCCTTCCAGCCCGACGCCCTGTCCGACCTGCCGGTGCTGGGCATGGACGACATCGAGACCGCCTACTATCTGCGGCTGTGCGCTGCTGACCGCCCCGGCGTGCTGGCCGAGATCACCCGCATCCTCGGCGATCTCGGCATCAGCATCGAGGCCATCCTGCAAAAGGAGCCGGTCGGCGACGCTGCGGAAGTACCCATCATCATGCTCACCCACCGGGTGCGCGAGGGCCAGATGAACCAGGCCATCGGCCGGATCGAGGCACTGGATGCCGTGTGTGGGTCCGTTACCCGCATTCGCCTGGAACATCTGAATGCGTGA